One Deinococcus reticulitermitis genomic region harbors:
- the rpmG gene encoding 50S ribosomal protein L33: protein MAKDGPRIIVKMESSAGTGFYYTTTKNRRNTQAKMELRKYDPVAKKHVVFKEKKV, encoded by the coding sequence ATGGCGAAAGACGGACCCCGCATCATCGTGAAGATGGAAAGCAGTGCTGGCACTGGCTTCTACTACACGACCACCAAGAACCGCCGTAACACCCAGGCCAAGATGGAACTGAGGAAGTACGACCCCGTCGCCAAGAAGCACGTGGTCTTCAAGGAGAAGAAGGTCTGA